The genomic window TCGCCGAACTGCACGACGATCTCGTCGTGGGTCAGCCCCTGCCAGACGCCCGCGTAGGTCTCCCGCAGCGCGGCGTCATAGGTGATGTCGTGACCGGTGATCGTGGCGAGCTGGCGGGCCGTGTCCGCCGCCCGCTTGAGGTCGGAGGCGACGATCGCGTGCGGCTGCAGGGAAGCGAGCAGCCGCGCGGACCTGCGGGCCTGGCCGACGCCGGTCTCGGTCAGCTCGATGTCCGTGGAGCCCTGAAAGCGGCGCTCCAGATTCCAGGCGGTCTGGCCGTGCCGCCACAGGACGATGCGGCGCCCTCTGCCCGTGCTCGTACCCGTGCCCGTGCCCGTGCTCGTACCCGTGCCCGTGCCCGTGCTCGTGCCCGTGCTCGTGCTCGTGTCGGTGACGCTCAGCTCAGCTCACCGTCCGTACCGCTGGCGTCACCGGCGAGCCTGGCGTGCTCCTCGGCCTTGCCCCGGGTCTTGACGGCGTCCTCGGGCAGCGACAGCTCCGGGCAGTCCTTCCAGAGCCGCTCAAGGGCGTAGAAGACACGCTCCTCGCTGTGCTGGACGTGCACGACGATGTCGACGTAGTCGAGCAGGATCCAGCGCGCGTCACGGTCGCCCTCGCGGCGCACCGGCTTGGCGCCGAGCTCCTTCAGCAGCTTCTCCTCGATCTCGTCGACGATCGACTTGACCTGGCGGTCACTGGGGGCGGAGGCGAGCAGGAAGGCATCCGTGATCGACAGCACATCGCTGACGTCGTAGGCGATGATGTCGTGCGCGAGCTTGTCCGCTGCCGCCTGTGCGGCGACATTGATCAGCTCGAGGGAACGGTCCGTGGCGGTCACATGCAGGCTTTCGTCGGCGGTCAAGACCCTTCCAGGGTCTCACGGACCGCCGACAGCCCACGCAGCGATTGATTCCGGGTGCCTCGGAGAGGCACCCGGAACGCCGCGCCTTCGGCCCGTCGTCAGCCCTTGGTCCCGTAGTCCTTGCCGAGGACGACGGTGACATCGGCGTTCGCCGCCGTCTTCCCCTTCTCCACAGCGCTCTCCGGCAGGCCGAGGGTCTTGGCGACCTCCACGGCCTTCGCCTTCTGGGCCGCGTCTCCGTAGAGGACCTGCGAGGTCGACGTGGACTCCGCCTTGCCCGCGTCGACGAACGCATAGCCGCCGTTGACCAGGACGATCCTGGCGTCCTCGGTGGCGTCCGCTTCGCCGGAGGCGTTCCGCACGCCGACCCGAACC from Streptomyces formicae includes these protein-coding regions:
- the rsfS gene encoding ribosome silencing factor, with the protein product MTATDRSLELINVAAQAAADKLAHDIIAYDVSDVLSITDAFLLASAPSDRQVKSIVDEIEEKLLKELGAKPVRREGDRDARWILLDYVDIVVHVQHSEERVFYALERLWKDCPELSLPEDAVKTRGKAEEHARLAGDASGTDGELS